In a genomic window of Babylonia areolata isolate BAREFJ2019XMU chromosome 3, ASM4173473v1, whole genome shotgun sequence:
- the LOC143280469 gene encoding uncharacterized protein C8orf76 homolog, which translates to MDLGLGFDDDDFERKQKTTAGTKTSYNAKICSPLWFEGEEEEASDPNTYIHQQKFSADYHFYKGGYEIAATKYKMLLERIPESNMPLRQDVQESLCRSYTQLGRHQESLDIAYRMVERMRTEDEARQRQSLILLSQACREAKDWTGCIGALEELVSGQSHFAHFWLELGRAYQWRFHSGGGDRDCRNVAEILTCFARARVLLESVQNTAVKGTRERNEATISKINKEIQDLGATQELVNQAVDVMRADLEHNSAGGEEDEKDNGASAAAAALSPDAFRKRWFSWIDKHGKT; encoded by the exons ATGGACTTGGGCTTGGGATTTGACGACGACGATTTTGAGCGAAAACAGAAGACAACAGCTGGAACGAAGACCTCTTATAATGCCAAGATCTGCAGCCCTCTT TGgtttgaaggagaagaagaagaagcatctgATCCAAACACTTACATCCATCAGCAAAAATTCAGCGCTGACTACCACTTCTACAAGGGGGGTTACGAAATAGCAGCAACAAAGTACAAAATGCTTCTGG aaaggattCCAGAGAGCAATATGCCCCTGAGACAGGATGTGCAGGAGTCGCTATGCAGGAGCTACACTCAGCTGGGCAGACATCAGGAAAGCCTGGACATTGCTTACAGGATG GTGGAGAGAATGCGCACTGAAGATGAAGCCAGACAGCGGCAGAGCTTGATCCTCCTCTCTCAGGCCTGCAGAGAAGCAAAGGACTGGACAG GTTGTATCGGTGCCCTGGAGGAACTGGTCAGTGGGCAGAGTCACTTTGCTCACTTCTGGTTAGAACTGGGCCGTGCCTATCAGTGGAGATTCCACAGCGGAGGAGGGGATAGGGACTGCCGCAACGTGGCTGAAATCCTCACTTGCTTTGCCCGTGCGAG GGTACTGCTGGAGTCTGTTCAGAACACAGCGGTTAAGGGGaccagagaaagaaatgaagcaaCAATTTCCAag ATCAATAAAGAAATACAGGACCTGGGAGCTACACAGGAGCTTGTTAATCAAGCAGTTGAt GTGATGAGGGCAGACTTGGAACACAACTCggctggaggagaagaagatgaaaaagacaaTGGT GCCTCGGCAGCAGCTGCAGCTTTGTCCCCAGATGCCTTCAGGAAGAGGTGGTTTTCATGGATCGATAAACATGGCAAAACGTAA